The following coding sequences lie in one Nitratireductor mangrovi genomic window:
- a CDS encoding VOC family protein, with translation MQNKISTWLWFETEAEEAARFYASVFRRTELGEVARASGGGEPYMQEGQVITAEVTIEGQQFVCLNGGKHPEGIPNDSVSFQILCADQAEVDEYWNKLAADGGREVQCGWVKDKYGFAWQIVPEVLYRYMNGPDREAATRVTAAMMKMVKLDVAELEAAARG, from the coding sequence ATGCAGAACAAGATCAGCACCTGGCTCTGGTTCGAAACCGAAGCCGAGGAAGCGGCGCGCTTCTACGCGTCGGTATTTCGCCGTACGGAACTGGGCGAGGTCGCCCGGGCGTCGGGCGGCGGCGAGCCCTACATGCAGGAAGGCCAGGTCATCACGGCTGAAGTCACCATCGAGGGCCAGCAATTCGTCTGCCTGAACGGCGGCAAGCACCCGGAAGGCATCCCCAACGACAGCGTGTCCTTCCAGATCCTCTGCGCCGACCAGGCCGAGGTCGACGAATACTGGAACAAGCTCGCGGCCGACGGCGGGCGCGAGGTCCAGTGCGGCTGGGTCAAGGACAAATACGGCTTTGCCTGGCAGATCGTGCCGGAGGTCTTGTACCGCTACATGAACGGGCCGGACCGCGAGGCCGCCACCCGCGTCACCGCGGCGATGATGAAGATGGTCAAGCTCGACGTGGCCGAACTGGAGGCGGCGGCCAGAGGCTGA
- a CDS encoding VOC family protein — translation MKFIPYLSFDGRCREAFEFYAKVLGGRIEAMLSHGETPAGAEVSPGWQDKILNAHLVTEAGELMGADSPPEFGSAEQKGVSISIQIEDEARAEAIFNAFADGGTVTMPFETTFWAKKFGMVTDRFGTSWMINCAQAQ, via the coding sequence ATGAAGTTCATTCCCTATCTCTCTTTCGACGGCCGCTGCCGCGAGGCCTTCGAGTTCTATGCCAAGGTGCTCGGCGGCCGCATCGAAGCCATGCTCAGCCACGGCGAAACGCCGGCCGGCGCCGAGGTCTCGCCCGGCTGGCAGGACAAGATCCTGAACGCCCATCTCGTAACCGAAGCGGGTGAACTGATGGGCGCCGACTCGCCGCCCGAATTCGGATCCGCCGAGCAGAAGGGCGTTTCCATCTCGATCCAGATCGAGGACGAGGCGCGCGCGGAGGCGATCTTCAACGCCTTCGCCGACGGCGGCACGGTCACGATGCCCTTCGAGACAACCTTCTGGGCAAAGAAATTCGGCATGGTGACGGACCGCTTCGGCACCTCGTGGATGATCAACTGCGCCCAGGCGCAATAG